A portion of the Candidatus Scalindua japonica genome contains these proteins:
- the uvrB gene encoding excinuclease ABC subunit UvrB: protein MSIFKLSSEFKPQGDQPEAIKRLTKAFKSGEKFQTLMGVTGSGKTFTMANVIKALGKPTLVMSHNKTLAAQLYSEFKEFFPENAVGYFVSYYDYYQPEAYIPQRDIYIEKEATINQEIDRLRLAATSSLMSRKDVILVASVSCIYGLGSPEEYREMYVQIKKGQEIERNTLLLKLVNILYERSDIKFERGVFRVNGDVIDVYPAYEKFAFRIELFGDEVDGLSIIDPVSGDKLEETEEISIYPAKHFVMPEGKVERVIESIERELNAWLKELRSQNKDFEAQRLEARTRYDMEMLSEIGYCHGIENYSRHISGRAPGDRPYSLIDYFPDDFFVVVDESHVAVPQIRGMYAGDRSRKETLVKYGFRLPSALDNRPLRFDEWESLVKQVLLVSATPSEYELNKCHNKAVEQIIRPTGLLDPIVKILPAKTQVKDLLQQIRKRADKKERVLVTTLTKRLAEDLSEYIKEEGLKGMYLHSEFDAIERVEILKNLRLGEFDVVVGVNLLREGLDLPEVSLVAILDADKEGFLRSETSLVQTIGRTARNVNAEVILYADEVTRSMQRAMDETERRRKIQLEHNKQNDITPQTIRKEIRKSIEEESTSKKIARQMVKEDEAEYVTQEYIRELEEEMLQAASDLNFEKAAEIRDRVLKLQS, encoded by the coding sequence ATGTCTATTTTTAAATTATCATCAGAGTTTAAACCGCAGGGTGATCAGCCAGAGGCGATAAAGAGATTAACAAAGGCCTTTAAATCAGGTGAGAAGTTTCAAACCCTCATGGGGGTAACAGGCTCAGGGAAGACTTTCACCATGGCGAATGTTATAAAGGCCCTGGGCAAACCTACGCTTGTGATGTCTCACAACAAAACTCTCGCCGCGCAGCTTTACAGCGAATTCAAGGAGTTCTTTCCGGAAAACGCGGTGGGATATTTTGTAAGTTATTATGATTATTATCAGCCGGAGGCTTATATTCCGCAGAGAGATATCTATATTGAAAAAGAGGCGACAATAAATCAGGAGATAGACCGCCTTCGCCTGGCAGCAACAAGCTCCCTTATGTCACGTAAGGACGTGATTTTAGTGGCAAGTGTTTCATGTATTTACGGTCTGGGTTCACCTGAGGAGTATCGGGAGATGTATGTGCAGATAAAAAAGGGGCAGGAGATAGAAAGGAATACATTGCTCCTGAAACTCGTAAATATACTTTATGAGAGGAGTGATATTAAATTTGAACGTGGTGTGTTTCGTGTTAATGGAGATGTGATAGATGTGTATCCCGCATATGAAAAGTTTGCCTTTCGTATTGAACTGTTTGGAGATGAGGTAGACGGCCTTTCTATCATTGATCCGGTTTCAGGAGATAAATTAGAGGAGACGGAAGAAATTTCCATCTATCCGGCCAAACATTTTGTGATGCCGGAGGGAAAAGTTGAAAGGGTAATTGAATCGATTGAAAGGGAACTTAATGCCTGGCTGAAGGAGCTGCGTTCCCAAAATAAGGATTTTGAGGCACAACGCCTGGAGGCAAGGACACGTTACGATATGGAGATGTTATCCGAGATAGGATATTGTCATGGTATTGAAAACTATTCACGTCATATCAGTGGTCGTGCGCCGGGTGACCGCCCATATTCACTAATCGATTATTTTCCAGATGATTTTTTTGTGGTTGTTGACGAGTCCCATGTTGCTGTCCCTCAGATTCGAGGTATGTACGCGGGAGACAGGTCGCGGAAAGAGACCCTGGTAAAATATGGTTTCAGGCTTCCTTCCGCTCTGGATAACAGGCCTCTACGTTTTGATGAATGGGAATCGTTAGTTAAACAGGTATTGCTGGTTTCGGCAACTCCGTCAGAATATGAGTTAAATAAGTGTCATAATAAGGCTGTTGAACAGATAATCAGGCCGACAGGGCTTCTGGATCCAATAGTAAAGATATTGCCCGCAAAGACCCAGGTTAAAGACCTTCTGCAGCAGATCAGGAAGAGAGCGGATAAGAAAGAGCGTGTACTGGTAACAACATTAACCAAACGGCTTGCGGAAGACTTGAGTGAATACATAAAAGAGGAGGGGTTAAAAGGAATGTATTTGCATTCGGAGTTTGACGCAATTGAACGGGTAGAAATACTTAAGAATCTCAGGCTTGGTGAGTTTGACGTTGTTGTAGGTGTAAACCTGTTGAGAGAAGGGCTTGATCTGCCTGAGGTATCATTGGTCGCTATATTGGATGCTGATAAGGAGGGGTTTCTTCGTTCCGAGACGTCTCTTGTCCAGACGATAGGGAGGACGGCAAGAAATGTAAACGCGGAGGTTATATTATATGCTGATGAAGTAACCCGATCCATGCAGAGGGCAATGGACGAGACTGAGAGAAGGCGTAAAATTCAGCTTGAGCATAATAAACAGAATGATATTACACCACAGACTATACGCAAGGAGATCAGGAAGAGTATTGAGGAAGAGAGCACTTCAAAAAAAATTGCAAGGCAGATGGTCAAAGAGGATGAGGCCGAATACGTAACCCAGGAATATATAAGAGAGCTTGAAGAAGAGATGCTACAGGCCGCCAGCGATCTTAATTTTGAAAAGGCTGCGGAAATCCGGGACAGGGTGCTGAAATTACAATCTTAG
- the nadC gene encoding carboxylating nicotinate-nucleotide diphosphorylase produces the protein MSKFDFKKIKDLVELAIKEDVGDGDITSKLFVPEGSESDGKLIAKETGIIAGLPVVGYVLSQIDKDLVLTVNMEDGSRVEKGSVIASAKGLTLSLLSAERLVLNFLQRLSGIATATNRFAEKVKGYKTQILDTRKTAPGWRYLEKYAVRIGGGVNHRMGLYDQILIKDNHLKIVDSEKESADIGSLVTKARGQTANGMLIEVEVEDLCQIKEVVNAGVDIILFDNMVPSKIEEAVEMVKELENSRDVVTGSTILTEASGNITIENIEEYAKAGVDRISVGSITHSAKALDISFDIN, from the coding sequence GTGTCTAAATTTGATTTCAAAAAAATAAAAGATCTCGTTGAACTTGCGATAAAAGAAGATGTCGGAGACGGAGACATTACTTCAAAGCTGTTTGTCCCTGAAGGTTCCGAATCAGATGGAAAATTAATAGCGAAAGAAACCGGTATTATTGCTGGGTTACCGGTTGTTGGATACGTCCTTTCACAAATAGATAAGGATTTAGTCCTCACGGTAAACATGGAAGATGGTTCAAGGGTTGAAAAAGGGTCTGTAATAGCAAGTGCTAAAGGTTTAACGTTGTCATTGTTGTCAGCAGAAAGGCTGGTGTTGAATTTTCTGCAGAGGCTTTCCGGCATTGCTACGGCAACTAACAGGTTTGCTGAAAAAGTCAAAGGATATAAAACTCAGATTCTGGACACACGGAAGACTGCACCCGGGTGGCGCTATCTGGAGAAATATGCTGTAAGAATCGGTGGCGGTGTTAATCATAGAATGGGGCTGTATGACCAGATTCTGATAAAAGACAATCATCTCAAGATTGTGGATTCGGAAAAAGAGAGCGCTGATATAGGCAGCCTGGTAACAAAGGCCAGAGGACAAACAGCAAATGGAATGCTTATAGAAGTTGAGGTGGAAGATTTATGCCAGATAAAGGAGGTTGTGAATGCCGGTGTTGATATAATACTGTTTGACAATATGGTACCATCAAAAATAGAAGAAGCTGTCGAGATGGTTAAGGAGTTAGAAAATAGTAGAGATGTGGTGACGGGAAGTACGATCTTAACGGAAGCTTCAGGTAATATTACCATTGAAAATATTGAAGAGTATGCGAAGGCAGGAGTGGATAGAATATCAGTAGGGTCAATTACTCATTCGGCCAAGGCGTTGGATATATCTTTTGATATAAATTAG
- a CDS encoding HAD-IIB family hydrolase — translation MSNEIIIVFTDLDGTLLDHSTYSYSEAENALRSLREKGIHLVLCSSKSRDEIKIYRDKLSNNEPFISENGGAIYIPEKYGLKCEFNKTDNGFLVVEIGAEYEILKTAFDKIKRETGVQLKGIAEFTVDEIVDLTGLSREEACFAQKKEYSLPFLIDGSEEDIEKIKNKIQLSGFNYTEGARFAYMMGGNDKGKAVSFLIDIFRKNYTETEILTVGLGDSLNDLPMLEAVDKKFLVKKKLGNYEERIKVKDLNYADGIGPVGWNKAILGLFGK, via the coding sequence ATGAGTAATGAAATAATAATCGTTTTTACGGATTTAGACGGTACATTACTGGATCACAGTACGTACTCTTACAGTGAGGCGGAAAACGCGTTGAGATCGCTCAGGGAGAAAGGTATCCACCTTGTTTTATGTTCCAGTAAATCCAGGGATGAAATAAAAATTTATCGAGATAAACTGTCAAATAATGAACCCTTTATATCAGAAAACGGGGGCGCTATATACATTCCTGAAAAGTATGGTCTGAAGTGCGAGTTTAATAAAACGGATAACGGTTTTTTAGTGGTAGAGATTGGTGCAGAATATGAAATCCTTAAAACTGCATTTGATAAAATAAAAAGAGAGACTGGCGTGCAGTTAAAAGGTATTGCTGAGTTTACGGTAGATGAAATTGTTGATTTGACAGGCTTGAGTAGAGAAGAAGCCTGTTTTGCACAAAAGAAAGAGTATTCGCTGCCTTTTCTTATTGACGGTAGCGAAGAGGATATTGAGAAGATTAAAAATAAGATACAATTATCAGGTTTCAATTATACAGAAGGTGCAAGGTTTGCCTACATGATGGGTGGAAATGATAAGGGGAAGGCTGTCAGTTTTCTGATAGATATTTTTAGAAAGAATTATACGGAGACAGAAATATTAACTGTTGGCCTGGGGGACAGTTTAAACGATCTTCCGATGTTGGAAGCAGTTGATAAGAAATTCCTTGTGAAGAAGAAATTAGGGAACTACGAGGAGCGAATAAAGGTTAAAGACCTTAATTATGCCGATGGTATAGGACCGGTTGGTTGGAATAAAGCTATTTTAGGTCTGTTTGGTAAGTAG
- a CDS encoding glycosyl transferase — protein MGDFHQSGEITTLHRFGNRDIAKLEAEIKKLSRLRPIALVLPAIFAELEGTALPKILNELKEVKYLKQIIITMGRFNREQFKYAKKFFSILPQEVTLIWNDGPRIKKLYKLLDEKNVSAGTDGKGRSAWMAYGYILASEKSKVIVLHDCDVQTYNREFLARLCYPVVNHNLDFEFCKGYYSRITDRMHGRVTRLFVTPLLRALRRLLGDLDFLKYMDSFRYILAGEFSMLADLARVNRIPGDWGLEVGVLAEIYRNCSKKRICQVDICETYEHKHQPLSEENITTGLMKMSMDITRTIFTTLASTGIVFNDGFFRTLRTTYLRTAQAFIEQFETDSAINGLFFDRHLETKAVEAFANGLRMTGDKFLEDPTDSPLIPNWSRVNSAIPDFFEKLIDAVDSDNK, from the coding sequence ATGGGTGACTTTCATCAGTCAGGAGAAATAACAACACTGCACAGGTTTGGTAACCGGGATATTGCCAAATTGGAAGCCGAAATAAAGAAGCTCTCGCGTTTGAGACCTATTGCTCTGGTATTGCCAGCAATTTTTGCCGAACTGGAAGGCACTGCTCTGCCTAAGATTTTAAATGAATTAAAGGAGGTTAAATATTTAAAACAAATCATTATTACCATGGGACGGTTTAACAGGGAGCAGTTTAAATACGCTAAGAAATTCTTTTCTATTCTACCTCAGGAGGTAACGTTGATATGGAATGATGGCCCCAGGATCAAGAAGCTTTACAAACTACTTGATGAAAAGAATGTTTCTGCGGGAACTGACGGAAAGGGCAGGTCCGCATGGATGGCGTACGGTTATATTCTGGCCAGTGAAAAATCAAAGGTAATTGTTTTGCACGACTGTGACGTGCAGACATATAACAGGGAATTCCTTGCACGATTATGTTACCCTGTTGTCAATCATAATCTGGATTTTGAGTTTTGCAAGGGATATTATAGCCGCATTACGGACCGTATGCATGGAAGAGTAACCAGACTCTTTGTTACTCCCCTTTTAAGGGCCCTGCGCAGGTTATTGGGAGATCTGGATTTCCTGAAATATATGGATAGCTTCAGGTATATTCTTGCAGGAGAGTTTTCCATGTTGGCTGACCTGGCAAGGGTAAACAGAATCCCCGGTGATTGGGGACTTGAGGTCGGTGTATTGGCAGAAATCTACAGAAATTGTTCTAAAAAAAGAATTTGCCAGGTGGATATCTGTGAGACTTACGAACATAAACATCAGCCGCTCTCTGAAGAAAATATTACAACAGGATTAATGAAAATGAGTATGGACATTACCAGGACCATTTTTACCACACTGGCAAGTACCGGCATAGTATTCAATGACGGTTTCTTCAGGACACTGAGGACCACATATCTAAGGACTGCCCAGGCTTTCATTGAACAATTTGAAACTGATTCAGCAATAAATGGTCTGTTTTTTGACAGGCATCTTGAGACAAAAGCTGTAGAGGCTTTTGCTAACGGGCTCAGGATGACCGGAGATAAATTCCTTGAAGACCCGACCGACTCTCCACTCATACCGAACTGGAGCAGAGTAAATTCGGCAATACCTGATTTTTTTGAAAAGCTTATTGATGCAGTTGATAGTGATAATAAATAA
- a CDS encoding FprA family A-type flavoprotein codes for MNALKIRDNIYWVGALDPEMRIFDLVFKTDHGSTYNSYLIKDEKVALIDTVKGAFTTEFISRIKSQVDLKDIDYIITSHTEPDHSGALPELLKYAINAKIIVSKAGRYLLKNILNMPIDLTTTDECPEIDLGTYRLKFFPAPYLHWPDTVFTYLNEEKILFTCDAFGAHYCDERMFDDLVGDFDPHFHYYYDSIMRPFKPYILKTIEKIENLDIDIIAAAHGPIIRKNPWKYVESYRSWSQRQTDEKKNILILYVSIYNSTKKMAEAIAEGILKKGVSVKKIEVNETDPQFVRDAIERADGIIVGSPTIVGDVPKPVWDALSLLSTVKSEIKLGAAFGSYGWSGEAAKMIEDRLSGLHIKLHKPSLRVKLIPEDKTLQECREFGKEFAIALEQK; via the coding sequence ATGAATGCTTTAAAGATAAGAGATAATATTTATTGGGTTGGAGCATTAGACCCTGAAATGAGAATATTTGATTTAGTCTTCAAAACTGATCATGGATCTACTTATAATTCATATTTAATTAAGGATGAGAAAGTTGCACTAATAGATACAGTTAAAGGGGCTTTTACAACAGAGTTTATTTCAAGGATTAAATCACAAGTTGACCTTAAGGACATTGATTATATCATTACAAGCCATACAGAGCCTGATCACTCAGGTGCACTTCCGGAGTTGTTGAAATACGCGATTAACGCAAAGATTATAGTTTCAAAGGCTGGTCGGTATCTGCTGAAAAACATACTCAATATGCCCATAGATCTGACAACTACTGATGAGTGTCCGGAGATAGATCTGGGTACATACAGACTGAAATTTTTTCCCGCACCGTATTTACATTGGCCGGATACTGTTTTCACATATCTGAATGAGGAGAAAATACTTTTTACCTGTGATGCGTTTGGCGCACATTATTGTGATGAAAGGATGTTCGATGATCTGGTTGGCGATTTTGACCCCCATTTTCACTACTACTATGACAGTATAATGCGTCCGTTTAAACCGTATATCCTCAAAACAATAGAAAAAATTGAGAATTTAGATATTGATATTATTGCAGCCGCACATGGGCCGATTATACGAAAAAATCCATGGAAGTATGTTGAAAGCTACCGTAGCTGGAGCCAGCGCCAGACAGATGAAAAAAAGAATATCTTAATTCTGTATGTCAGTATATATAACAGTACTAAAAAAATGGCGGAAGCCATTGCTGAAGGAATTTTAAAAAAGGGAGTGAGTGTTAAAAAGATAGAGGTAAATGAGACAGACCCTCAATTTGTCAGGGATGCCATCGAAAGAGCAGATGGTATAATTGTCGGATCTCCAACAATTGTCGGGGATGTTCCAAAACCTGTATGGGACGCGCTTTCCCTTCTTTCCACTGTTAAATCCGAAATCAAGTTGGGGGCCGCTTTCGGGTCCTATGGTTGGAGTGGTGAAGCTGCGAAAATGATTGAGGATAGACTGAGTGGACTGCACATAAAACTCCATAAACCATCATTAAGAGTAAAATTAATTCCGGAAGATAAAACCTTGCAAGAGTGCCGGGAATTTGGAAAAGAGTTTGCAATTGCTCTGGAACAAAAATAA
- a CDS encoding MBL fold metallo-hydrolase produces MAVLDANNSITILRDIYWVGFYDKESDLHCNAYLITDDKDIILIDPGSIPHFSIVMRKVLDIVNPGDITKIIVTHQDPDVCGNLPVVESLIDNKDLDVVIHSSCSRLIRHYGINSNIYEVDKHDNKLKLKSGRVLEFFHTPYLHSPFAMIMYDVKTKTLFTSDLLGGISKNWSLFAEKGFLESMKVWHQMTMPSSHILKKCMNGLEKLELERILPQHGSILQGDQIKEAIECLKSIKCGVETIKGVKLYE; encoded by the coding sequence ATGGCTGTACTTGATGCTAATAATTCCATAACTATATTACGGGATATCTATTGGGTTGGTTTCTATGATAAAGAATCAGACCTCCACTGTAATGCCTACCTTATCACCGATGATAAGGATATAATACTTATAGACCCCGGCTCAATCCCTCATTTTTCTATAGTTATGAGGAAAGTTTTAGACATTGTTAACCCTGGAGATATTACAAAGATAATCGTGACTCATCAGGACCCGGATGTCTGTGGCAACTTGCCCGTTGTCGAAAGCTTGATTGATAACAAAGATCTGGATGTTGTCATTCATTCAAGTTGCTCCCGCCTCATACGTCATTATGGTATAAATTCAAATATTTACGAAGTAGACAAACATGATAATAAACTTAAACTGAAGAGCGGAAGAGTGCTGGAGTTCTTTCATACTCCTTACTTACACTCGCCGTTCGCGATGATAATGTATGATGTTAAAACGAAGACCCTCTTTACCAGCGACCTCTTAGGGGGTATTTCTAAAAACTGGTCACTCTTTGCAGAGAAGGGTTTTCTTGAATCTATGAAAGTGTGGCATCAGATGACTATGCCCAGTAGCCATATATTAAAAAAGTGTATGAATGGTCTTGAAAAACTTGAGTTAGAGCGTATTCTACCCCAACATGGCTCCATCCTCCAAGGTGACCAGATAAAGGAGGCTATTGAGTGTCTAAAGTCAATTAAATGCGGTGTAGAGACCATAAAGGGAGTAAAACTCTATGAATAG
- a CDS encoding PAS domain-containing hybrid sensor histidine kinase/response regulator, with protein sequence MNSDDTLSTGTRHILEAQGINKELIEKTLEMRAMAYIANIKSNLLTDTIFKTDSCKKGLDIAPLDLEKKVDSRTRELQIAVETLKATQEQLRKNNEELETRVNERTAEILKLSHTIEQSPSVVLITDTEGNIEYVNPRFTKITGYTFEDAIGQNPRILKSGKNTDEEYKQLWDTIMSGNEWRGELCNKKKNGELYWESVSISSFKNREGLISSFIAVTEDITERKSAEEKLRYARGYSDSLINSSLDMIISVDKERNIVTFNPAAEKTFGYKKEEVLGKHVGILYGKKPQDLQIYEVAIKSSEYEGEVINRRKDGSEFVSQLSTTVLYDPDGDIIGLMGISRDITERKNNEIKLLAAMEEAKSANEAKSTFLSSMSHEIRTPMNSILGFAQLLISNPQEPLAESQKEKVNHILDSGHLLLKLINEILDLSSIESGKLQISMESVDAASVIDEVIASVDPMGQNHKIHIINSVEHSGQFVMADYTRLKQVLINLLSNAIKYNRVNGTITVWNELTEANKIRIAVEDTGLGIAKERLESLFEPFNRLGAETLNKEGTGIGLTITKRLVELMGGSIHVDSVIGKGTKFYVDLEKAKAPSFKTVNTKDVLDGSKLLEKKEKKTLLYIENNPANLKLVESILKCQPGIDLLSTTQAQVGITIARVQQPDAILMDTNLPGMDGFEALRILKSVDATKEIPVIAISANAMSEDIKRGKACGFVDYITKPININEFLEVIDGI encoded by the coding sequence ATGAATAGTGACGATACGCTAAGTACAGGGACGAGGCATATCCTGGAGGCCCAGGGTATTAATAAGGAATTAATAGAAAAAACGCTGGAGATGCGGGCTATGGCTTACATTGCCAACATAAAATCCAATCTCCTTACCGATACAATCTTTAAAACTGATTCCTGTAAGAAGGGATTGGACATTGCTCCACTTGACCTGGAGAAGAAAGTTGACAGCCGAACCCGGGAATTACAAATTGCTGTTGAAACGCTAAAGGCGACACAGGAACAGCTAAGAAAAAACAATGAAGAACTTGAGACTCGTGTTAACGAGCGTACTGCTGAGATTCTCAAGTTATCCCATACCATTGAACAGAGCCCAAGTGTTGTTCTGATTACAGATACTGAAGGCAACATAGAATACGTTAATCCACGGTTTACTAAGATAACAGGCTATACATTTGAAGATGCTATTGGGCAAAACCCTCGTATCTTGAAGTCAGGAAAAAATACAGACGAAGAGTACAAACAATTATGGGATACTATTATGTCTGGTAATGAATGGCGGGGAGAATTGTGCAATAAGAAAAAAAATGGAGAATTGTATTGGGAGTCTGTGTCAATTTCATCTTTCAAAAATAGAGAAGGGCTTATTAGTAGTTTTATTGCCGTAACGGAAGATATTACAGAGCGCAAGTCAGCTGAAGAAAAATTGCGTTATGCGAGGGGCTACTCAGACTCCCTCATCAACAGCTCTCTTGATATGATCATCTCTGTAGATAAAGAAAGGAATATCGTTACATTCAATCCGGCTGCAGAGAAGACCTTTGGTTATAAAAAAGAAGAAGTGTTAGGTAAGCATGTAGGCATATTGTATGGAAAAAAACCCCAGGATTTACAAATTTATGAAGTTGCCATTAAATCCAGCGAATACGAAGGAGAAGTAATAAACAGGAGGAAGGATGGGAGCGAATTTGTCTCCCAGCTTTCTACAACAGTGTTGTATGATCCAGACGGTGATATCATTGGCCTCATGGGCATATCACGCGATATCACTGAGCGCAAGAATAACGAAATAAAACTTCTGGCGGCAATGGAAGAAGCCAAATCTGCTAATGAGGCCAAATCAACCTTCCTGTCTAGTATGAGTCACGAAATACGAACACCCATGAACTCAATACTCGGTTTTGCACAGTTACTTATATCGAATCCACAAGAACCTCTTGCGGAATCTCAGAAGGAAAAAGTAAATCATATATTAGATTCCGGACATCTCCTGCTTAAACTCATTAATGAAATCCTGGATCTTTCAAGTATTGAGTCCGGTAAGCTTCAAATTTCAATGGAAAGTGTTGATGCGGCTTCCGTTATAGATGAAGTTATCGCATCTGTTGATCCAATGGGACAAAACCATAAGATACATATTATCAACTCAGTGGAACATTCAGGTCAATTTGTTATGGCAGATTACACACGATTGAAACAGGTCCTCATAAACTTGTTATCAAATGCAATAAAATATAATCGTGTTAATGGTACAATAACCGTATGGAATGAGTTGACCGAAGCAAATAAGATACGGATAGCCGTTGAGGATACCGGGTTGGGTATCGCGAAGGAGAGGCTTGAATCCTTATTCGAACCATTCAACCGTCTAGGAGCTGAAACGCTAAATAAAGAAGGCACAGGAATTGGCCTGACGATTACAAAACGATTGGTAGAACTAATGGGTGGCAGTATTCATGTGGATAGTGTCATTGGGAAGGGTACAAAGTTTTATGTTGATTTAGAAAAGGCCAAGGCCCCTTCGTTTAAAACGGTTAATACAAAAGATGTTTTAGATGGTAGCAAACTCCTTGAAAAAAAAGAAAAAAAGACATTGCTTTATATCGAAAACAATCCAGCAAATTTAAAACTTGTGGAAAGTATTCTAAAGTGTCAACCGGGCATTGATTTACTTTCTACCACACAGGCCCAGGTCGGTATAACAATTGCCCGAGTCCAGCAACCGGATGCTATCTTGATGGATACTAACCTTCCCGGTATGGATGGATTTGAGGCGTTAAGGATTCTGAAAAGTGTTGACGCTACGAAAGAGATTCCCGTTATTGCCATAAGCGCTAATGCCATGTCCGAAGATATTAAGAGAGGGAAAGCTTGTGGCTTTGTTGACTATATTACGAAACCGATAAATATAAATGAATTTCTTGAGGTAATTGACGGTATTTAA
- a CDS encoding UbiA family prenyltransferase, giving the protein MVKDYFLHLRPRSWPIVAGHMTVGYLIALPPSEWSGNILSLLIGAFVWAVMLNGGSLAFNSAFDNDTGDIGYLDSPPPVPDGLWLFGLLFMVTGGIISFSVSFQFATVFWICFFMSIAYSCPPVRLKARAGSDIFICVMGYGAFTTYAGWACVFGQINLVIILICTGYIFLFGSLYPLTQIYQFDEDRDKGDKTLAVVLGIDRSIKLSFVCLICAFTIFGVVLFIEHIRFYILIIPLSFWLIILIPWIAQGSLYPQKKGMYRALWAWVATDITIIVIFSILS; this is encoded by the coding sequence ATGGTAAAAGATTACTTTTTGCATTTAAGGCCTCGCTCCTGGCCGATAGTAGCAGGTCATATGACTGTCGGTTATTTAATTGCATTACCGCCTTCGGAATGGTCAGGTAATATACTTTCTCTATTAATTGGAGCATTTGTATGGGCCGTCATGTTGAATGGCGGAAGTCTCGCCTTTAACAGCGCCTTTGATAATGACACAGGAGATATCGGTTATCTCGATTCACCACCACCTGTTCCGGATGGTCTCTGGTTATTTGGTCTGCTTTTCATGGTCACCGGCGGTATTATCTCGTTCTCTGTTTCATTCCAATTTGCCACGGTATTCTGGATATGTTTTTTTATGAGCATTGCGTACTCATGTCCACCGGTCAGGTTAAAGGCAAGGGCCGGAAGTGATATATTCATTTGCGTTATGGGTTACGGTGCCTTTACAACATATGCAGGCTGGGCATGTGTGTTCGGACAAATAAATCTTGTTATCATCCTTATCTGTACAGGTTATATATTTCTGTTCGGGTCTCTTTACCCTTTAACACAGATATATCAGTTTGATGAAGATCGGGACAAGGGGGACAAAACTCTTGCTGTAGTCCTGGGCATTGATAGATCAATCAAACTTTCATTCGTTTGCCTGATCTGTGCTTTTACGATTTTTGGGGTTGTCCTTTTTATAGAACACATCAGGTTTTATATTCTCATTATTCCCTTATCCTTCTGGTTAATCATACTGATTCCATGGATAGCACAAGGAAGTCTCTATCCCCAAAAAAAGGGAATGTATCGTGCGCTATGGGCATGGGTGGCTACAGATATCACCATTATAGTAATTTTTTCGATTTTATCATAA